Proteins encoded in a region of the Dermacentor silvarum isolate Dsil-2018 unplaced genomic scaffold, BIME_Dsil_1.4 Seq951, whole genome shotgun sequence genome:
- the LOC125942043 gene encoding uncharacterized protein LOC125942043 produces MTSQSSPEDFMSFVQEWLPALSEEDFTTIGQKLEELGVKCAEHFRYLQESDLDFLAPVQRRILLEKFQTISAAPFSPGQSGSCAKVTSDANSQLDEWAEKFCIPWEMFPSTLLQACKAQERPTKADLNQMVRMLSSLILDKHSAPGRRNLRIIASKVVSMYPSSFRDLLQGTVVGTGVETLMWKLENCINNKKRPIAHVLPAEIVDDPDSFQPRPRSTHDSYGCIAWQPELPSGESLLTQREKQQQLLSEYAKVHPNKQLVTHLMIETYASQRLTINQSGSVTEVKKKLAIFVY; encoded by the coding sequence cccagaGGACTTCATGTCATTTGTTCAGGAGTGGCTTCCAGCACTCAGCGAGGAGGACTTCACAACCATTGGTCAGAAACTGGAGGAGTTAGGAGTAAAATGTGCAGAACACTTCAGATATCTACAAGAGTCAGACTTAGACTTCTTAGCCCCTGTGCAAAGGCGCATCCTACTTGAAAAGTTTCAGACCATCAGTGCTGCTCCTTTCTCACCTGGGCAGAGTGGCAGTTGTGCTAAGGTGACTTCAGATGCCAACTCACAGCTAGATGAATGGGCTGAGAAATTTTGCATCCCTTGGGAAATGTTTCCGTCAACTTTACTTCAAGCATGCAAAGCACAAGAAAGGCCTACAAAAGCTGATCTGAACCAGATGGTGAGAATGCTGAGTTCTCTCATCCTGGATAAGCATTCAGCGCCTGGCAGACGGAACCTGAGAATAATTGCATCAAAAGTTGTGTCAATGTACCCCTCATCATTTCGGGATTTGCTACAGGGTACAGTTGTTGGTACGGGAGTTGAGACATTGATGTGGAAGCTCGAAAACTGCATCAACAACAAGAAGAGACCAATTGCACATGTGCTGCCTGCAGAAATTGTTGATGACCCAGACTCATTCCAGCCACGTCCACGATCTACCCATGACTCCTATGGTTGCATAGCATGGCAGCCGGAGTTACCGAGTGGAGAAAGTTTGTTGACACAGCGGGAAAAGCAGCAGCAGCTCCTTTCTGAGTATGCTAAAGTGCATCCCAACAAGCAGCTTGTCACTCATTTAATGATTGAGACGTATGCATCACAAAGACTGACCATTAATCAGTCGGGGAGTGTgacagaggtaaaaaaaaaactggccatTTTTGTTTACTGA